Sequence from the Candidatus Hepatoplasma crinochetorum Av genome:
GATTTCCCCTGTAACAAATGCGATTATTTTATAATCTTGATTTTTACTTAAAAATTCTTCTGCTGCATTAAAAGCAGGTTCAAATCCTTTATCTCCCGACATTAAATCAAATGCGATTATTTTTTTCATATTTACTCCATAAATAATAAGATATGATAAATATCTTGACCACCATAAGATAACTCAAATTCTACATCTTTAAATTTTTTAAAAATTGTCTTTTGCATTTTTTTAATATCTAATTTTGAAATTTCATCATTATAAAAAATTGTTACAACTTCAATTTTTTTATCAATATATTTATTAAATACCTTTTCTAGTATTGTTAATAGGTTCTCTTCTGCAAAAACGATCTTCTTTTCTGTAATTGCAATAAAATTATCTTTCTTAATATCTAGATCATTTTGCTTTGTATCTTTAATTGATTTTGTAATAGAAACTTCTTTTAATTTATTTATTTTTGCTTTTAATTCTACTTGATGTTTCTTAAAATCAACCATATTTTCTTTATTAATATTATATAAAGCAAAAATTCCTTCTTGAATTGTTTTTGTTGGTAAAATATAAATGTTTTTATCATCAATATTATTTTTTACAGCCTCTACAGTAAGAATAATATTTCCATTATTTGGTAAAAGTAAAATATTACGATAATTTAAATTATTAATCTCACTAATAAAATCATTTACTGAAGGATTAAATGATTGTCCTCCACTTATTACAGTATCAACTCCAAGATCACTAAATTCTTTATCTAATCCAATTCCATCTGAAACAGCAATAATTGCTAATCGATCATTAATTAAATCATTTTTAGGATTTTTTGGTTGATATTTAGTTACTCCTGAAAGAGTAACAACATGACCGGCCTCTTCCGCTTGTAAAGCCATATTATCAGCTTTTATTTTTGTAAATTCTCCATATTTTTGAGCGATATTAAAAATTTCTCCTGGCTCTTTTACATGGACATGAACTTTTAATATATCTTCTTCTTGAATCATAACTAAAGAATCACCAATTTTTTTCAATAAAGTCTTAAATCTATTATGAGGAAATTTGCTTGGTTGTTTTAAAGTTAAAATAAATTCAGTACAATAACCAATATTTTTATTAGGATCTGCTTTTAAATTAGTTTTTTTACTTGTTTTTTTTATATGTGCTGTTGGTTCTTTTGCTTGAATTGTAAGCGGTTTTCCAATTGCTGCCCGCAATACTCCTTCTAAAAACATTAAAACACCATATGCTCCAGAATCAACTACTCCTGCTTCTTTTAAAACCTTTAATTGATTAGGTGTATTATTTACTGCTTTTTTTGCTATATCTCTTAATTTCTGAATTGACTCAACAAAATCTAATTCTTTTCCTTTAAATTCTTCTTCCATTGCTTTTGCAACAGAAAGAATTGTTCCTTCTACAGGATTAGAAACAGCCTTATATCCATATTCACAAACAGATTTTAATATTTTTTTAAGATCTGAAACCGAAGTTGAAAATTTTCCAACTTTTTTAACTCCCTCTGCTAATCCTTTTATTAATTGTGAACTAATAACTCCAGAATTACCTCTAGCTCCAAGTAATGCTCCTTTTGCAAAATCATTAAGTATCTCAATATCAGTTTCTGAATTTTCATTAATATTATTTCAAGCATTAACTAATGTGCCAGTCATATTTGATCCAGTATCACCATCAGGAACAGGAAAAACATTTAAATCATTTATTTTTTGTTCATTTTTTTGAATATTTGCTATTCCTGATTCAAGAACACTTAATATCGTCTCTTTATGTGATTTCATTTATTTGCTATTTATCTCCCTGAAAAATTAATTTTATAATAAAATTATTAAATATAAAATAAATTATAACATTATTATAAAATTAATTTTTTAAGAGATAATTAACAAATTTGATATTATTTTATTATGTCTAGAAAATGTGATATTTCAAATAAAGGTCCACAATACGGAAATAGCAGATCAAAATCATTAAATGCTAGAAGAAAAAAATGAGATGTGAACCTTCAAAAAACAACAATAATAATAAATGGAAAAAAAGAAAAATTAATGTTGTCTGCCAAGACAATTAAGACATTAAAAAATAGCAATAAAGGACAAGAAGTAAATTTAAACTTATCTCTTTAAAAAGCAAAATCAATTGATTTTGCTTTTTTTATTCATCTCTTTGAATTTCTTGTGGTAATAATGAACTATATTGATCTTCTAGATCTCCTTGTAATACGATATAAAATCCCTTACTATTTCAATATCTATAAGCATCTGATAATAAATTATCTTTATTATTAGTATAAATTGAATAAACTATGTAATAAACAATCTCTTCTCTTCCATAATTTAAACTATTTGAACCTTCATTTTCATATTGATCAAAAAGAACATCAAATAAAAGAACTGATTGATCATCTTTTGCTGAATCATAAGGTGAATAAGTTCCATCACCATTGTCAATTACTTTAATTTGATAAAAATACTGTTGAATATTTTGATTATCCTCATGATAGTTTTTTGCAAAAGGAAAAGGAAATATCGGATAGTATATATATGAATATCCTGTATATTTTCCAATATCAGAAGGAAGAGCACTAAGATTTTGTGAAGAAACAGTATCTTCCCCATCATCAGGAACATCATCTTCTACTTTTATCTTAACAACTGTTCCATCTGCTGTTGTTTTTCAAGGTTCATCTTCTGCTGAATAAAAATAATTAGGATTATAAATATTAAGTTTTGCAAATTGATTACCCTTATCTAAATCATCTGTAATAAGTGAAACTAATTCTTCTCCATTATTATCGTTTACATCATATTTATAATTGTAATATTGATTAAAATCTGTAAAAATAGAAGAAACAACTAATTCTGAATTAGCAACACTTACAACCCCATTAAATCCACGTAAAGCTTCTTCATCATTTGATAAATAGCTTTTTGCATAATCTTTATTAATTTCATCTAAAAAATTTGTTTTAGTATTATCTTCATTTACATATGTTTTATCATATATTGAATTTCAATTATCTAATGTTATTTCTGTTGTCGGTTGATTTGCTTTTGAAATATTGTCGTATTCAATATTTCAAATAAACATTGGGCGATCAAAATACATTTCTTCTGTTAAATAATAATCAAAATCAGCTTTTGAATCTTTTTGTCAAAGGTAACTATAAACGAAAAGTGCTTTTGCAATTTCAGTTTGATATTCAATTGTATCATTTAAAAATGATAATAATTGTTGATATGAGTCAGTATCGCCATTTTCAATATAATAATTTTCAACATCTCAAACATTTTTTGGAAATATAGTAGTTACAAAATCATTTATTCCACTTATTTTAATCATGTCGCGATATTTTGTGCTAAATGCTTCTAAATATTGATACATATCTTCACTAGTCGGTAATGTTGTATCATTAAATAATTTAATTGCTGCAAATTTATCTGTTAATTGATAATAAGTATCATAGTTGTAGCCATTTGTATTTATATATTCTGATTCAATTCACTTATTATCTTCTGTAGGATTTAAAATTGATCCTTCATTTATTGTTGTAGTATCATCAGCTTCTTTTATAAAACTTTCTCCTGTAAGAGATGATTGTAAAAATGTTTTTAAGATAATAGCAGCATTTTCCTCAGCTGCGGTATTATATGTATAAACATCAGGAGAAGAAGTATCAGTATCATCACTTCCATCATCTTCTCCTTCTTCTAGTGTATTAAAATTTGGATAAATAGAAGAATAATCATTTTCTTTTTTATATTTAACTAAGAATGTATTTAATTCTTTTTCAGAATAAACATATTCCTTATTTCCAAGATGAATTATCATATTATTATCATTTACATTTTTTCCAAAATAAAAAGTAAAAGAAAGAATGATACTAATTAAAATTGTAATTAATACGATAAGTGTAATAATAAATTTCTTTGTTCAAAATTGTTTTTTTTCTTCTTGCTTCATAATTTATTCCTCTAATTACTTAAATTTCCTGACTGATAAATCTGATCAATTGTTTTTAATTCAAAATCATTTCCTTCGAATGAAAAATATGAAAGTAAATTATGTAAATTAGCATTTCAATTTGCTACATCAAAATCACCTAAGTAAATATCCCCATACTTATCAAAGAAATCATTTGATCTTGCTACTTGTGTAGTTGTTTTAGAGATATCATTTCAAAAAACTTGATTATAAAATTGTCCTAAAATCTCATTTGGATCAGCTTTAAGCTCTCAATCCAAATCTTCGCCATTTTCAAGTGCACTTTTTTCTTGATCTGTAAATTCATTTCCATCAGGATTATAAGTTTGATCTAAATAATTTAAATACTGATTAAAAATAATATCTTTTGCATTTGTAGTTAATCAAGATTGATAGCTTTCAATAATATCATATTGATATTGATAAAGTTGACTAATTGAATCAGGATTATTTTGTAATAATTTTTGATCAAGTTGATAAGATAACATTACTTGAGCATCACTTATCCCTGATTCTTCTTGATCATTAAAAACATTATCATGAACTAAATGCATTCCATCAATTGATTGAGTAAGATAATAATCTTCTTCAATGTTTGTACTATTATCAATCTTATCATTAGTAATATTAGATTTTACATTACTAAATGTAAAACCAGTTGTTTGATCATAATTATAATGATTAATAGTCGGAATTTGTAAATGATAAAAAATCTGTCGATCAGTATTATCAACTAAATTTGAATAATCAAAAACTTGTGCGTAAAATCCCTTATTTACTTGAGCAACAACTTGATTACCCCCTGTTTGTCCTGTTAAATTACTAATATAAACATCTGTATATTCACCATCAAAAGTTTGATTAATATAATCATATCTTTCTTGATCAGTAGTTGGTAAACTATCATAAGTTCAAATTACATTATCATTAGGATCAATTTCTGTAGTTGCTCCATAACCAGGAATAAAATATTGATATTTATTTAAATTAGTAATTGGAAAAGT
This genomic interval carries:
- a CDS encoding DAK2 domain-containing protein, whose protein sequence is MKSHKETILSVLESGIANIQKNEQKINDLNVFPVPDGDTGSNMTGTLVNAWNNINENSETDIEILNDFAKGALLGARGNSGVISSQLIKGLAEGVKKVGKFSTSVSDLKKILKSVCEYGYKAVSNPVEGTILSVAKAMEEEFKGKELDFVESIQKLRDIAKKAVNNTPNQLKVLKEAGVVDSGAYGVLMFLEGVLRAAIGKPLTIQAKEPTAHIKKTSKKTNLKADPNKNIGYCTEFILTLKQPSKFPHNRFKTLLKKIGDSLVMIQEEDILKVHVHVKEPGEIFNIAQKYGEFTKIKADNMALQAEEAGHVVTLSGVTKYQPKNPKNDLINDRLAIIAVSDGIGLDKEFSDLGVDTVISGGQSFNPSVNDFISEINNLNYRNILLLPNNGNIILTVEAVKNNIDDKNIYILPTKTIQEGIFALYNINKENMVDFKKHQVELKAKINKLKEVSITKSIKDTKQNDLDIKKDNFIAITEKKIVFAEENLLTILEKVFNKYIDKKIEVVTIFYNDEISKLDIKKMQKTIFKKFKDVEFELSYGGQDIYHILLFME
- the rpmB gene encoding 50S ribosomal protein L28, whose amino-acid sequence is MSRKCDISNKGPQYGNSRSKSLNARRKKWDVNLQKTTIIINGKKEKLMLSAKTIKTLKNSNKGQEVNLNLSL